One Vicinamibacteria bacterium genomic region harbors:
- a CDS encoding glycine cleavage T C-terminal barrel domain-containing protein produces MSISRPIGPAFVHPNRSFDEQYRAGMNGAIVLDRSHRALVRVEGKDRERFLQSMLSADVARLERGMGRPATFLTNKGKLVADLILFREAERFRMEMEAVSAEKLVASLGRYVISEDVTLELDAGETAFSVEGPEAASLLGSVLDTVSPLEGLTHLGFLEARTLGVTARVIAKLQEPSPRFDVALNRDRAAGVVDRLIAAGAVPAATAVAEARRIEGGHPRFGVDIDETCLPLEAGLEQAVSFDKGCYIGQEYVVRLAHRGHLNRKIGGLRLDGPGAVEIGSAVVSDAGNRLGEVTSSAHSPTLGRGLALAWLRREIFAPGTLVRVESSTEVREAVVTELPFIRPS; encoded by the coding sequence ATGAGCATATCGAGGCCGATCGGGCCGGCTTTCGTCCACCCGAACCGCAGCTTCGACGAGCAGTACCGTGCGGGGATGAACGGCGCCATCGTCCTGGACCGAAGCCATCGGGCGCTGGTTCGGGTCGAGGGCAAGGATCGAGAGCGGTTTCTCCAGAGCATGTTGAGCGCGGACGTCGCCCGCCTCGAGCGAGGAATGGGCCGTCCGGCCACGTTTCTCACCAACAAGGGCAAGCTCGTCGCCGATCTGATCCTGTTCCGCGAGGCGGAGCGTTTCCGCATGGAAATGGAGGCGGTGAGCGCGGAGAAGCTCGTGGCTTCCCTCGGGCGATACGTCATATCCGAGGACGTCACTCTCGAGTTGGATGCCGGTGAGACGGCGTTCTCGGTAGAAGGGCCTGAAGCCGCGAGCTTGCTGGGGTCGGTGCTCGACACCGTTAGCCCGCTCGAGGGTCTGACGCACCTCGGATTCCTGGAAGCACGAACCCTTGGGGTAACCGCCCGGGTGATTGCCAAGCTCCAGGAGCCCTCGCCGCGGTTCGACGTCGCCCTGAACCGTGATCGGGCCGCTGGCGTTGTCGACCGATTGATCGCCGCCGGCGCAGTTCCCGCCGCGACCGCGGTGGCCGAAGCACGTCGTATCGAGGGGGGCCACCCACGATTCGGGGTCGATATCGACGAGACTTGCCTGCCGCTCGAAGCCGGCCTCGAGCAGGCAGTCAGCTTCGACAAGGGATGCTACATCGGGCAGGAGTACGTGGTGAGATTGGCCCATCGCGGCCACTTGAACCGGAAGATAGGCGGTCTGCGTCTCGACGGACCGGGGGCGGTCGAAATCGGAAGCGCTGTGGTCTCCGACGCCGGGAACCGGCTCGGCGAAGTCACGAGCTCGGCTCATTCACCGACTCTTGGCCGCGGGCTAGCGCTCGCGTGGCTGCGCCGGGAGATCTTCGCGCCGGGAACTCTGGTACGCGTCGAGTCGAGCACGGAAGTGCGTGAAGCCGTCGTGACCGAATTGCCGTTCATCCGCCCGAGTTGA
- a CDS encoding aminotransferase class V-fold PLP-dependent enzyme has protein sequence MEFPLDYVRGCFPALQNSSTVFLDNVSAPKFLGTVRALRQAVSLEDNPADIDSETRESLAFFLNSNLGWADEEIVFAPDVALLAERLSAALADDYPPGSAVVVTELDDDWHLAPWRALAQRGIEVRSWPLRQLERGLDESRLDEFLIENTRAVIVPKASTALGTVIELLPVALRVREQGSALVVNWTPFLSHGAIDVRFLRADFVLASAAPLFGAQVGFLWGRKERLRELRSRNGDPFAGISVDPKEVASLGAALRYVEELGLLSQELAIQPSEDYGRRRHMRRGMQAIRHYERSLTSLALRRLAAIPGARVFGIGDADSAARRTPHLYFRLGDWKPAELAAALGEERIRVDHGHCGCRDAVKALGLPEQEGAVSASLAHYNTESDVERFAEALHLIARA, from the coding sequence ATGGAGTTTCCTCTGGACTACGTTCGCGGGTGTTTTCCCGCGCTTCAGAACTCGAGCACCGTATTTCTCGACAACGTCTCGGCGCCGAAATTCCTCGGGACGGTGCGAGCGCTTCGACAGGCGGTGTCGCTCGAGGACAATCCGGCCGACATCGATTCGGAAACGCGCGAGAGCCTGGCTTTCTTCTTGAACTCCAACCTCGGCTGGGCCGACGAGGAGATCGTCTTCGCGCCCGACGTCGCCCTGCTCGCCGAGCGTCTGAGCGCCGCACTCGCTGATGACTATCCGCCGGGCTCGGCCGTCGTCGTCACCGAGCTCGACGACGACTGGCATCTCGCTCCCTGGCGCGCCCTGGCCCAGCGCGGAATCGAGGTCAGGTCGTGGCCCTTGAGACAGCTCGAGAGGGGACTCGACGAAAGCCGGCTCGACGAGTTTCTCATCGAGAATACCCGGGCGGTGATCGTCCCCAAGGCTTCGACGGCACTCGGGACGGTGATCGAGCTGCTCCCTGTCGCCCTCCGGGTGCGCGAGCAAGGGAGCGCGCTCGTGGTGAATTGGACGCCGTTTCTCTCTCACGGCGCGATCGACGTACGCTTCTTGCGTGCGGACTTCGTGCTGGCCTCGGCGGCGCCGCTTTTTGGTGCACAGGTTGGATTCCTGTGGGGTCGCAAGGAGCGGTTGCGCGAGCTTCGGAGCCGCAATGGGGACCCCTTCGCGGGAATCTCCGTCGATCCCAAGGAAGTTGCGTCGCTCGGCGCCGCGCTTCGCTACGTCGAAGAGCTGGGGCTTCTGAGCCAAGAGCTGGCCATTCAACCCTCGGAAGACTACGGCCGCCGGCGCCACATGAGACGCGGCATGCAAGCCATCCGGCATTACGAGAGGAGTTTGACGTCGCTCGCGCTGAGGCGACTTGCGGCCATACCCGGCGCACGGGTGTTCGGAATCGGAGACGCCGACAGTGCCGCGCGGCGGACGCCCCATCTGTACTTTCGACTGGGCGATTGGAAACCCGCCGAGCTCGCCGCGGCGCTCGGGGAAGAGCGAATTCGGGTCGATCATGGGCACTGTGGCTGCCGCGACGCGGTGAAGGCCCTGGGACTTCCCGAGCAGGAGGGCGCCGTTTCCGCCTCGCTCGCTCACTACAACACCGAGTCCGATGTCGAGCGCTTTGCCGAGGCGCTTCATCTCATCGCCCGAGCGTGA
- a CDS encoding DUF5615 family PIN-like protein produces MSVKLLADPFFPESIVRDLNEAGYDAVHAVEIGAEDLPLRDFLRLAHFESRVVVTRNRSLARLVESDVGQSWPSVVFFRPEDVPNQRVTETLFNLLELFGEDLEDGALIVVRERQTLLRKFLKK; encoded by the coding sequence GTGAGCGTGAAGCTGCTTGCCGATCCATTCTTTCCCGAGTCCATCGTGCGCGATTTGAACGAAGCCGGCTACGATGCCGTTCATGCCGTGGAGATCGGTGCGGAAGATTTGCCACTGCGAGATTTTCTCCGTCTCGCGCATTTCGAGAGCCGGGTCGTCGTGACGCGCAACCGGAGCCTGGCGCGGCTGGTGGAGTCCGACGTCGGTCAAAGCTGGCCTTCGGTGGTTTTCTTCAGGCCCGAGGACGTCCCCAATCAACGGGTGACCGAGACGTTGTTCAATCTTCTCGAGCTCTTTGGTGAGGATCTCGAAGACGGCGCCCTCATCGTGGTTCGAGAGCGCCAGACCTTGCTCAGAAAGTTCCTGAAGAAATAG